Proteins from a single region of Pseudarthrobacter sp. NIBRBAC000502772:
- a CDS encoding glycosyltransferase family 87 protein, with amino-acid sequence MQETKPPAHPRRARLVVPSRSDLLLKNFTELIGGPMGARSAPGLVSPGVFTVERVLIILTVVAALAGLAIKGYCRANGWASPGQFYSTCYSDFPEFFRNRGLGDGTFPVLSPGSLFEDPVLMGLIAGVTAWMVPGQGISDARILGYFDVNATLVAAVWIVTVLATARMSQRRPWDAAMVALAPGIVLAGTINWDMWAVALLALGMLCFSREKLVLAGTLIGFATATKPYAALILGAVLLLALRTGRIRGFLVTAGASAAAWLAINVPVAAANPSGWGYFFRFTETREAGYGSLWFAYNLVARRLRWPVLDPATINWLALAVFLLACTMIAAVALTAARRPRLAQLAFLIVGAFILTSKVYSPQHVLWLIPLLALARPRWRDFLIWQGVEGLHWAAVWMYLGQVASQGPTQHNIDMPYYVLAVAAHMLATAYLMFRVVWDIYDPDYDPVRRHHLDDPQGGPFDGLPDWLRFSPRHPSHAVLPWRAKHHA; translated from the coding sequence ATGCAGGAGACGAAGCCACCGGCGCACCCACGGCGCGCCCGCTTGGTTGTTCCGAGCCGCAGCGACCTGCTGCTGAAGAACTTCACGGAACTGATCGGCGGGCCGATGGGTGCCCGGTCGGCGCCCGGCCTCGTCTCCCCCGGCGTTTTTACCGTGGAACGTGTCCTGATCATCTTGACCGTCGTCGCGGCGCTGGCCGGCCTCGCCATCAAGGGCTACTGCCGGGCCAACGGCTGGGCGAGCCCCGGCCAGTTCTATTCCACTTGCTATTCTGACTTCCCGGAATTCTTCCGCAACCGGGGCCTGGGGGACGGCACGTTCCCGGTCCTGAGCCCGGGATCTCTCTTTGAAGACCCCGTCCTGATGGGACTCATTGCCGGGGTGACTGCCTGGATGGTCCCGGGCCAGGGCATCAGTGACGCGCGGATTCTTGGCTACTTCGACGTTAATGCCACTCTGGTTGCAGCCGTATGGATTGTCACCGTGCTGGCTACGGCCCGGATGTCACAGCGGCGCCCCTGGGATGCGGCCATGGTGGCGCTGGCACCTGGCATCGTGCTGGCCGGAACCATCAACTGGGACATGTGGGCCGTGGCGTTGTTGGCGCTGGGCATGCTGTGTTTTTCGCGGGAAAAGCTGGTCCTCGCCGGCACCCTGATCGGCTTCGCCACAGCGACGAAGCCCTATGCCGCCCTGATTCTCGGAGCCGTTCTGCTGCTGGCCCTGCGGACCGGGCGGATCCGCGGTTTCCTGGTCACTGCAGGCGCCAGCGCAGCGGCCTGGCTGGCCATTAACGTGCCTGTTGCGGCGGCCAATCCGTCAGGCTGGGGGTACTTCTTCAGGTTCACCGAGACGAGGGAAGCCGGCTACGGGTCCCTATGGTTCGCCTACAACCTGGTGGCCCGGCGGCTGCGCTGGCCGGTGCTGGATCCCGCAACCATCAACTGGCTGGCGCTGGCCGTGTTCCTGCTGGCCTGCACCATGATTGCCGCGGTGGCGCTGACAGCAGCACGCCGGCCGCGGCTGGCCCAGTTGGCGTTCCTCATCGTGGGTGCTTTTATCCTGACCAGCAAGGTCTATTCGCCGCAGCACGTCCTGTGGCTTATCCCGCTGTTGGCGCTGGCCCGGCCGCGGTGGCGGGATTTTCTCATTTGGCAGGGCGTTGAAGGCCTGCACTGGGCAGCCGTCTGGATGTACCTGGGCCAGGTGGCCAGCCAGGGCCCGACCCAGCACAATATTGACATGCCCTACTACGTTCTGGCCGTGGCAGCACATATGCTTGCAACGGCATATTTGATGTTCCGGGTTGTATGGGACATCTACGATCCGGACTACGATCCCGTCCGCCGCCATCACCTCGATGATCCACAGGGAGGGCCGTTCGACGGGCTCCCGGACTGGTTGCGGTTCAGCCCCCGCCATCCCTCGCACGCGGTGCTCCCTTGGCGGGCGAAACACCATGCCTGA
- a CDS encoding histidine phosphatase family protein, with product MTDPMTAPRPQLWILRHGETEWSKSGQYTGLTDLPLTVEGEQQAVEARKVLDQVDFDLVLTSPLRRARRTAELAGYPDAQHEPLAVEWNYGDYEGISSDLIRKDNPDYLIWTHGVPNGETLDEVAARADKIVASVLESGLDNVLIVAHGHFSRILTARWLELPPAEGRHFILGTAKVCTLGWDKRTPAIVRWGL from the coding sequence ATGACTGACCCGATGACCGCGCCCCGCCCCCAGCTCTGGATCCTGCGCCACGGTGAGACCGAGTGGTCCAAGAGCGGGCAGTACACCGGGCTCACCGACCTGCCCCTGACCGTGGAAGGCGAGCAGCAGGCCGTGGAGGCCCGGAAGGTGCTGGACCAGGTGGACTTCGACCTGGTCCTGACGTCTCCGCTGCGCCGCGCCCGGCGGACCGCGGAGCTGGCTGGTTACCCTGACGCGCAGCATGAGCCGCTGGCGGTGGAATGGAACTACGGCGACTATGAGGGCATCAGTTCGGACCTGATCCGCAAGGACAACCCGGATTACCTGATCTGGACCCATGGTGTGCCCAACGGCGAGACCCTGGACGAAGTGGCAGCCCGCGCCGACAAGATTGTGGCCAGTGTGCTTGAATCCGGCCTGGACAACGTGCTGATCGTGGCGCACGGGCACTTCTCCCGGATCCTCACCGCGCGCTGGCTGGAACTCCCGCCTGCCGAGGGCCGCCATTTCATCCTGGGAACCGCGAAAGTCTGCACGCTCGGCTGGGATAAGCGGACCCCGGCCATTGTCCGCTGGGGACTCTAA